One genomic region from Methanomassiliicoccales archaeon encodes:
- a CDS encoding glutamate synthase-related protein, which translates to MPKYRCNVCHVFEYEVDRGDSPTGIKPGTYPQDFPDTWRCHICDSDKSHLKLVEERTPSQLQEMVTCPHCGKVHTLKVMLEEEEIGGYLARWARRSDETEPRMADIHRITTSAETILEPMRTKSTVISWDDILVLGAQLAKIPFNHIDPVSTTTVIGPNAKQPMVIDTPIMVSHMSFGALSRECKVALAKGSAAVGTAIGSGEGGLIDDEFNNAHRYIFEYVPNKYCVTEENLKRSHAIEIKIGQSVKPGMGGHLPAEKVTKEIAEIRGKPEGVDIISPSSFPEIRDRVGLKKVVDMLKDVSGGRPVGIKMAAGRIEDDLAVALYAEPDFITMDGRPGSTGAAPKFVKDSASVPTPLALYRARKFLDQEGADHVSLVITGGLRVSSDFAKALAMGADAVAIGTAAIMAVGCQQYRICDTGRCPVGVTTQDPNLRARLIVDISARKVEHFLRVSNEELKDFARMTGNDDVHKLSVEDLATTNSEISGYTNVRHA; encoded by the coding sequence ATGCCCAAATACCGCTGCAACGTCTGTCATGTGTTCGAGTATGAGGTGGACAGGGGCGATTCCCCTACCGGCATCAAGCCCGGCACGTACCCCCAGGACTTCCCCGACACCTGGAGGTGCCATATCTGCGATTCCGACAAGTCCCATCTGAAACTGGTCGAGGAAAGGACCCCTTCCCAGCTGCAGGAGATGGTGACCTGTCCGCACTGCGGCAAGGTGCACACGCTCAAGGTGATGCTGGAGGAAGAGGAGATCGGCGGTTACCTGGCCCGCTGGGCACGCAGGAGCGACGAGACCGAGCCGCGAATGGCGGATATCCACCGGATCACCACCTCCGCCGAAACCATACTGGAACCGATGCGGACGAAGTCAACGGTGATCTCCTGGGACGACATCCTGGTGCTGGGAGCACAGCTGGCAAAGATCCCTTTCAACCATATCGACCCGGTCAGCACCACCACGGTCATCGGTCCGAACGCCAAGCAACCGATGGTCATCGACACGCCGATCATGGTCAGCCACATGTCCTTCGGTGCGCTGTCCCGGGAGTGCAAGGTCGCATTGGCCAAGGGCAGCGCGGCGGTCGGCACGGCGATCGGTTCCGGCGAGGGCGGGCTGATCGACGACGAGTTCAACAACGCCCACCGTTACATATTCGAATATGTCCCGAACAAGTACTGCGTCACCGAGGAGAACCTGAAACGCTCGCACGCCATCGAGATCAAGATCGGCCAGTCGGTGAAGCCGGGCATGGGCGGGCACCTGCCGGCGGAAAAGGTGACGAAGGAGATCGCGGAGATCAGGGGCAAGCCGGAAGGAGTGGACATCATCAGTCCGTCGAGCTTTCCGGAGATCAGGGACCGGGTCGGTCTGAAGAAGGTCGTGGACATGCTGAAGGACGTCTCCGGCGGCCGGCCGGTGGGCATAAAGATGGCGGCTGGCCGCATCGAGGATGACCTGGCGGTGGCGCTGTACGCAGAACCGGACTTCATCACGATGGACGGCAGGCCGGGTTCGACCGGGGCCGCTCCCAAGTTCGTCAAGGACTCCGCGTCCGTACCGACGCCGCTGGCGTTGTACCGGGCCAGGAAATTCCTGGACCAGGAGGGGGCGGACCATGTCTCCCTGGTCATAACCGGCGGCCTGCGGGTCTCATCGGACTTCGCCAAGGCGCTGGCCATGGGGGCAGACGCCGTCGCCATAGGCACCGCGGCCATCATGGCGGTGGGCTGCCAGCAATACCGGATATGCGACACCGGTCGCTGTCCGGTGGGCGTGACCACCCAGGACCCGAACCTGCGCGCCAGGCTGATCGTCGACATATCCGCCCGGAAGGTCGAGCACTTCCTGCGGGTCTCGAACGAGGAACTGAAGGACTTCGCCAGGATGACCGGCAATGACGACGTGCACAAACTGAGCGTAGAGGACCTGGCGACGACCAACTCGGAGATCTCCGGGTACACGAACGTCCGGCACGCATGA
- a CDS encoding PIG-L deacetylase family protein has translation MRTRPETRQGDVPGHLYPVRPLPVPENTPIEEPEVNSNSRILVLAPHLEDPIIGCGGTMCKLGKRGAHVKVLYMTDPSYGNGDGPSSGPGPMEKKKDAADSLALLRCYESECLGFPGLEISCGIQIKRLLLQVIECYSPDIAFIPSVHDLHPDNMMTGLLAASALMEYDRRLTLYSYDVWGGLFPNNLIDISDVMEDKLAAISSCGLRCEMDNSRNGSTEGCSFRLSSVQGDRHYEPFLRQNREDFVIMAWQYRAYGYVDGKVTVDTDRYDAQLSANDPSNCYARDL, from the coding sequence ATGCGAACGAGACCTGAAACACGGCAGGGAGACGTTCCAGGTCACCTGTACCCGGTGAGGCCATTACCTGTTCCGGAGAATACGCCTATCGAAGAACCTGAAGTTAACTCCAACTCGCGCATCCTTGTCCTTGCCCCCCACCTCGAGGACCCGATCATCGGATGTGGTGGCACCATGTGCAAGCTGGGAAAACGCGGAGCCCACGTTAAGGTCCTTTACATGACCGATCCCTCCTACGGGAACGGGGACGGCCCCTCATCTGGACCGGGGCCGATGGAGAAGAAGAAGGACGCCGCAGATTCTCTCGCTTTGTTAAGATGTTATGAATCGGAATGCCTGGGATTCCCTGGCCTGGAGATCAGTTGCGGAATACAGATCAAGCGCCTCCTGCTCCAGGTCATTGAATGCTATTCGCCGGACATCGCCTTCATCCCGTCCGTCCATGACCTGCATCCAGACAACATGATGACCGGATTGTTGGCCGCCAGCGCGCTCATGGAGTATGACAGACGTCTCACTCTCTACTCCTATGACGTGTGGGGCGGCCTCTTTCCCAATAACCTGATCGATATCTCAGATGTCATGGAGGACAAACTGGCCGCCATCAGTTCATGTGGCTTGAGATGCGAGATGGACAACAGCAGGAATGGGTCGACGGAGGGGTGTTCCTTCCGCCTGTCATCGGTGCAGGGAGACCGGCATTACGAACCGTTCCTCAGGCAGAACCGGGAGGACTTTGTCATCATGGCCTGGCAGTACAGAGCGTACGGTTATGTCGACGGCAAGGTGACCGTCGATACCGATCGATATGACGCACAGCTTTCGGCAAATGACCCATCGAACTGCTATGCGAGGGATCTGTGA
- the yjjX gene encoding inosine/xanthosine triphosphatase — protein sequence MKVAIGGTFSVLHKGHRALLDKAFEVGDEVAIGLMSDEYAARHKIRMTPMLDRRSSVIDYAETKGKPYAVHIIDSSMGEAARDGTLDAIVVSPETIGNVAIINAERERRGLKRLMIVQIGHVLADDWCPISSTRVLDGEVDLEGHLNRPLVVHVGSVNPVKMEAVRNIFSHFFPELEIEGSVTHTSVPDEPWEDDVKRGAKERAWQVMQNADIGVGIEAGLFRREDGIYDVQYCAILDKMGRYTFGTGPGFRYPSMIESELLKGLTVGDVFAEKIVGESIGRKGGAIGFLTNGVMKRQELTESAVLAAMVPRIKKELYFES from the coding sequence ATGAAGGTCGCTATCGGCGGAACGTTCAGTGTGCTGCACAAGGGGCACCGGGCCCTGCTCGACAAGGCCTTCGAGGTAGGGGACGAGGTGGCCATCGGCCTCATGTCCGACGAGTACGCCGCCAGGCACAAGATCCGGATGACCCCGATGCTGGACAGGCGTTCGTCGGTCATCGACTATGCCGAGACCAAGGGCAAGCCCTATGCCGTGCATATCATCGATTCATCGATGGGCGAGGCCGCCCGGGACGGCACCCTGGATGCCATAGTGGTCTCGCCGGAGACCATCGGCAACGTGGCCATCATCAACGCAGAGAGGGAGCGCCGGGGACTGAAGCGCCTAATGATCGTCCAGATCGGCCATGTCCTGGCGGACGACTGGTGCCCGATCAGTTCCACCCGGGTGCTGGACGGCGAGGTGGACCTCGAGGGGCATCTGAACCGGCCCCTGGTGGTGCATGTCGGCTCGGTCAACCCGGTCAAGATGGAGGCGGTCAGGAACATCTTCTCCCATTTCTTCCCGGAGCTGGAGATCGAAGGCTCCGTCACCCACACGTCCGTTCCGGACGAGCCTTGGGAGGATGACGTCAAGCGGGGGGCGAAGGAACGCGCCTGGCAGGTCATGCAGAACGCCGACATCGGCGTGGGGATCGAGGCCGGACTTTTCCGCCGCGAGGACGGGATCTACGACGTCCAATACTGCGCCATCCTGGACAAGATGGGTCGTTACACCTTCGGCACAGGTCCGGGTTTCCGCTATCCGTCCATGATCGAATCTGAACTTCTGAAGGGGTTGACCGTGGGCGACGTTTTCGCGGAGAAGATCGTGGGCGAGAGCATCGGCCGGAAGGGAGGCGCCATCGGATTCCTCACCAACGGGGTCATGAAGCGTCAGGAACTGACCGAGTCGGCGGTCCTCGCGGCCATGGTGCCGCGGATCAAGAAAGAGCTGTACTTCGAGAGCTGA
- a CDS encoding DUF2116 family Zn-ribbon domain-containing protein, producing MQFKDKIAQHKHCRECGKAFVGDDRFCSEECGSSNKGVMQKKKKQLMMLYVVSFVVLIIAMIVVGLQ from the coding sequence ATGCAATTCAAGGACAAGATCGCCCAACACAAACACTGCCGTGAGTGCGGCAAGGCATTCGTGGGCGACGACCGCTTCTGCTCCGAGGAATGTGGCAGCTCCAACAAGGGCGTCATGCAGAAGAAAAAGAAGCAGCTGATGATGCTCTACGTGGTCAGTTTCGTGGTCCTGATAATTGCGATGATCGTTGTGGGATTGCAATGA
- the trmY gene encoding tRNA (pseudouridine(54)-N(1))-methyltransferase TrmY, with protein MRRFVIVGHKAVSNGDFKLDDMAGGAGRLDILLRCINSAFFLSHKLRRDVEVYLVLQGPPTPPRTVRLVGNELKYLNPDERSTGALVRNALLQTGQGEVKSSPGIYVSAKGFTDVIDELSERSRIVYLKEDGNDVRDKRFEGDVTFVLSDHTDLTSDEESQLLRHTPGIICLGPISYHADHCIIIMNNELDRRCETGIGDMPESP; from the coding sequence GTGAGGCGGTTCGTCATCGTCGGCCACAAGGCCGTCAGCAACGGTGATTTCAAGCTGGATGACATGGCCGGCGGGGCGGGTCGTCTGGACATACTTCTGAGGTGCATCAACTCGGCATTCTTCCTGTCGCACAAGCTGCGCCGGGACGTGGAGGTGTATCTGGTGTTGCAGGGGCCGCCGACCCCGCCTCGGACCGTCCGGCTGGTCGGCAACGAGCTCAAGTACCTGAACCCGGACGAGAGGAGCACCGGGGCGCTGGTGAGGAACGCGCTGCTTCAGACCGGCCAGGGGGAGGTCAAGAGCTCGCCCGGGATCTACGTGTCGGCCAAGGGCTTCACCGATGTCATAGACGAACTGTCGGAGCGGTCCCGCATCGTCTACCTCAAGGAGGACGGGAACGACGTCCGGGACAAGAGATTCGAAGGCGACGTCACCTTCGTGCTCAGCGACCATACGGACCTGACCAGCGATGAGGAGTCGCAGTTGCTGCGCCATACGCCGGGCATTATCTGCCTGGGCCCCATCTCCTACCACGCCGATCACTGCATCATCATCATGAACAACGAGCTGGACCGGCGCTGCGAGACCGGTATCGGGGACATGCCCGAATCGCCATAA
- a CDS encoding signal recognition particle protein Srp54: MVLENLGQSLRDVLKKIVNASNIDEKLVKEITKDIQRALLQADVNVKLVLEITKEVERRALTEKPPAGKSSREHVVRIINDELVKILGEQKTLPIQKQTIMMVGLYGQGKTTTSGKLGRYFHKKGMKVGLIAGDVYRPAAYDQLKQIADKVGINFFGIPGETNASKIVAEGMKALANQDVIIVDTSGRHALETDLIQEIKDIAAVAKPTERILVLDASVGQQAGPQAQAFHEAVGITSVIITKMDGTAKGGGALSAVARTKAPIVFIGVGEHLEDLDPFIPTRFISRLLGMGDLQSLLETAKENISEEAAEETTKKIMSGKFTLREMYDQMEMLSNMGPLKKLMGMLPGMGGGMTDKINVEESQERLAKYRIIMDSMTEEEMEEPRLIKGNRIVRIARGSGTDPKDVRELIHQYNNSKKAVKGFMGNRKLRKQLMKQAGAGGLEGIE; this comes from the coding sequence ATGGTGCTCGAGAACCTTGGCCAATCGCTGCGCGACGTACTGAAGAAGATAGTCAACGCCAGCAACATCGACGAGAAGCTGGTCAAGGAGATCACCAAGGACATACAGCGGGCGCTGCTACAGGCGGACGTCAACGTCAAGCTGGTCCTGGAGATCACCAAGGAGGTCGAACGCCGCGCGCTGACCGAGAAGCCTCCGGCAGGAAAGAGCTCGCGCGAGCACGTGGTCAGGATCATCAACGACGAGCTGGTCAAGATCCTCGGCGAACAGAAGACGCTGCCGATCCAGAAGCAGACCATCATGATGGTCGGCCTCTACGGTCAGGGGAAGACCACCACCTCCGGGAAGCTCGGACGTTACTTTCACAAGAAGGGCATGAAGGTCGGGCTGATCGCCGGCGACGTGTACCGTCCGGCAGCCTATGACCAGCTGAAGCAGATCGCCGACAAGGTGGGCATCAACTTCTTCGGCATACCCGGGGAGACGAACGCATCCAAGATCGTCGCCGAGGGCATGAAGGCGCTGGCCAACCAGGATGTGATCATCGTCGACACCTCCGGACGTCACGCCCTGGAGACGGACCTGATCCAGGAGATCAAGGACATCGCCGCCGTCGCCAAGCCGACGGAGAGGATACTGGTCCTGGACGCATCCGTGGGACAGCAGGCCGGCCCGCAGGCCCAGGCGTTCCATGAGGCGGTGGGCATCACGTCGGTCATCATCACCAAGATGGACGGTACCGCCAAGGGCGGCGGCGCGCTCAGCGCGGTGGCGAGGACGAAGGCGCCCATCGTGTTCATCGGAGTGGGCGAGCACCTGGAGGACCTGGACCCGTTCATACCGACCCGTTTCATCTCCCGTCTGCTGGGCATGGGCGACCTGCAGTCGCTTCTCGAGACCGCTAAGGAGAACATCAGCGAAGAGGCGGCGGAGGAGACCACCAAGAAGATCATGTCCGGGAAGTTCACCCTGAGGGAGATGTACGACCAGATGGAGATGCTCTCCAACATGGGCCCGCTGAAGAAGCTCATGGGCATGCTGCCCGGCATGGGCGGCGGCATGACCGACAAGATCAACGTGGAGGAGTCGCAGGAACGGCTCGCGAAGTACCGCATCATCATGGACTCGATGACCGAGGAGGAGATGGAGGAGCCCCGTCTTATCAAGGGCAACCGCATCGTCCGCATCGCGCGCGGTTCGGGCACCGACCCGAAGGACGTGCGCGAACTGATCCACCAGTACAACAACTCCAAGAAGGCGGTCAAGGGCTTCATGGGCAACCGCAAGCTGCGCAAGCAACTGATGAAGCAGGCGGGCGCCGGCGGTCTGGAGGGTATCGAGTGA
- a CDS encoding phosphoserine phosphatase, whose product MTELLEDLDQKRQLNNNEAEKHRRLRDELNEKTKEWVQKRDELNAKVRELVEEAAKHRETRDTLNEQVKAAKESRDQWNKKVNELNENVTKLKKDTIPHEGPSVQRMKKDLKALEFKQMTSSLTKEKEKELVDLMKSLSIQIKEREKSLEMNSDVKGAIHELREAKDQAEAQHKLVSELAEKAQAEHDAMIQLYEKADSLRKEADGSQEKFIETKVKADDEHKRHIEAIRQVHDYDKIITGLRQKARKARKKKDESSAMKESEEIFDKFKKGEKLSTEDLMTLQKSGYL is encoded by the coding sequence ATGACCGAACTGTTAGAGGACCTCGACCAGAAGCGTCAGCTCAACAACAACGAGGCGGAGAAGCACAGGCGGCTCCGGGATGAACTCAACGAAAAGACGAAAGAATGGGTTCAAAAGAGAGACGAGCTGAACGCAAAGGTCCGTGAACTGGTAGAAGAGGCGGCCAAACACCGCGAGACTAGGGACACACTGAACGAACAGGTCAAGGCTGCAAAGGAAAGCCGCGACCAATGGAACAAGAAGGTCAACGAGCTCAACGAGAACGTTACCAAGCTCAAGAAGGACACCATTCCTCATGAGGGACCATCGGTCCAGCGCATGAAGAAGGACCTCAAGGCCCTCGAGTTCAAGCAGATGACCTCTTCCCTCACCAAGGAGAAGGAGAAGGAACTGGTCGACCTGATGAAGTCCCTATCGATACAGATCAAGGAGCGCGAGAAGTCCCTGGAGATGAACTCCGACGTAAAGGGCGCGATCCATGAGCTCCGCGAGGCCAAGGACCAGGCAGAGGCGCAGCACAAGCTCGTCTCGGAGCTGGCGGAGAAGGCCCAGGCGGAACACGATGCGATGATCCAGCTCTACGAGAAGGCCGACTCCCTGAGGAAGGAAGCGGACGGATCGCAGGAGAAGTTCATCGAGACCAAGGTCAAGGCGGACGATGAGCACAAGAGGCACATCGAGGCCATCCGTCAGGTGCACGACTACGATAAGATCATCACCGGCCTGAGGCAGAAGGCCCGCAAGGCGAGGAAGAAGAAGGACGAATCCTCCGCCATGAAGGAGTCGGAAGAGATCTTTGACAAGTTCAAGAAGGGCGAGAAGCTCAGCACCGAAGATCTGATGACCCTTCAGAAGTCCGGCTACCTGTAG
- a CDS encoding winged helix-turn-helix domain-containing protein, which yields MVDLLSASQLLTDPYAVKILVATVRISKCAQDISSQFGIPIAACYRRIRDLEAAGMLVCTERKLTKNGKRVNYYVSMVKSATVFYEEGKLKVKFQMKDGTLDSPNDGWHDIDVEHIEDDLPKDDEDDSLEDDPGDGR from the coding sequence ATGGTCGACCTCCTGAGCGCCTCCCAGCTTCTCACCGACCCATACGCGGTCAAGATACTGGTCGCCACGGTGAGAATATCGAAGTGCGCACAGGACATATCATCGCAGTTCGGCATACCGATCGCCGCCTGTTATCGGAGGATCCGGGACCTGGAGGCGGCGGGCATGCTGGTGTGCACCGAGCGCAAGCTGACCAAGAACGGGAAAAGGGTGAACTATTACGTTTCGATGGTCAAGAGCGCCACCGTCTTCTATGAGGAAGGCAAGCTCAAGGTCAAGTTCCAGATGAAGGACGGTACCCTCGACTCCCCGAACGACGGTTGGCACGACATCGATGTCGAGCATATCGAGGACGACCTACCAAAGGACGACGAGGATGATAGCCTCGAGGACGACCCCGGGGACGGCCGCTAG